The Bacillus sp. Y1 genome has a window encoding:
- a CDS encoding acyl-CoA dehydrogenase family protein, whose protein sequence is MKASFLTDDHDMFRKALHKMLEKEAYPSFKLWEDKRHIPKEFWIKLGENGFLCPCIDEKYGGLGLDFSYAMILIEELEKVGQGVASGICLHSEIVSPYIEQLGTEEQKEKWLPGFISGQIISAIAMTEPGAGSDLAAIRTTARRDGDFFIVNGEKTFITNGKEADLVVIVCKTDSKASPAHKGISLLVVEEGTPGFKRGKKLDKIGIHSGDTGELIFEDAKVPVSNLLGEEGKGFYYLMENLQQERLVVALQCQIEAEVMLELTIDYVKNRQAFGQSISKFQNTQFKIAEMATEIDLGRVYVNQLVERHVNGDSIVKEVSMAKWWISEMAKRVAAECLQLHGGYGYMEEYEIARRYRDIPVASIYAGSTEIMKNIIAKHLKL, encoded by the coding sequence ATGAAAGCTTCTTTTTTAACAGATGATCATGATATGTTTAGAAAGGCTCTACACAAAATGCTTGAAAAGGAAGCCTATCCATCCTTTAAACTATGGGAAGACAAACGCCACATACCAAAGGAATTTTGGATCAAGCTTGGTGAAAATGGTTTTTTGTGTCCGTGTATTGATGAGAAATATGGTGGCTTAGGGTTGGATTTTTCGTATGCAATGATATTAATTGAAGAGCTAGAAAAGGTAGGACAGGGAGTTGCTAGCGGTATTTGTTTACACTCTGAAATTGTAAGCCCTTACATTGAGCAATTAGGAACGGAAGAGCAAAAGGAAAAATGGTTACCTGGCTTTATCAGTGGACAAATAATATCAGCCATTGCAATGACAGAGCCAGGTGCAGGTTCAGATTTAGCTGCCATACGAACGACGGCGAGGAGGGACGGAGACTTTTTCATCGTTAATGGAGAAAAGACATTTATTACGAATGGAAAAGAAGCAGACCTTGTGGTGATTGTGTGTAAGACAGACTCGAAAGCTTCACCTGCTCATAAAGGGATTAGCTTACTTGTCGTGGAAGAGGGGACACCTGGTTTTAAAAGAGGTAAGAAACTAGATAAAATTGGTATCCATAGTGGAGATACTGGTGAGCTAATTTTTGAGGATGCAAAAGTCCCAGTAAGTAATTTACTTGGTGAAGAAGGAAAAGGCTTTTATTATTTAATGGAAAATCTACAGCAGGAGCGCTTAGTTGTCGCTCTACAATGCCAGATTGAAGCGGAAGTAATGCTTGAATTAACCATCGACTATGTGAAAAATCGCCAAGCATTTGGTCAATCGATAAGTAAATTCCAGAATACTCAGTTCAAAATTGCAGAAATGGCTACAGAAATTGATCTAGGAAGAGTGTATGTGAATCAGCTGGTCGAACGCCATGTGAATGGAGATTCGATTGTTAAGGAAGTGTCGATGGCCAAGTGGTGGATTAGTGAAATGGCCAAGCGCGTCGCAGCCGAATGTTTGCAGCTTCACGGCGGATACGGGTATATGGAAGAATACGAGATAGCTAGGCGATATCGTGACATTCCTGTTGCCAGTATTTACGCTGGTTCCACGGAGATTATGAAGAATATTATCGCCAAACATCTAAAGCTATAG
- a CDS encoding NUDIX hydrolase — METELLRIFNKEHEPIGVATRAEIHEKGYWHETFHYWLMEKEQGIDYIFLQLRSPKKKDYPHLLDITAAGHLLANETVEDGIREVKEEIGLTVHMEELISLGILKYSVKMEPLLDNELAHVFLHRKNVPFDSFVLQEEEVAGIYRMKFTDFSALWRDETEHIPMQGFEVENGERYFYVKSVCKEQFVPHDQSFYQALINKIQQELK; from the coding sequence ATGGAGACAGAATTGCTGCGGATTTTTAATAAAGAGCATGAGCCAATTGGAGTTGCCACACGGGCTGAAATACATGAAAAAGGATATTGGCACGAGACGTTTCATTATTGGTTGATGGAGAAGGAACAAGGAATCGATTATATATTTCTTCAGCTTCGAAGCCCAAAGAAAAAAGATTATCCGCACCTTTTAGATATTACCGCCGCCGGCCATTTACTTGCTAATGAAACAGTAGAAGATGGAATACGAGAGGTGAAAGAGGAGATAGGGTTGACTGTCCATATGGAGGAGCTGATATCTCTAGGAATCCTGAAGTATTCTGTTAAAATGGAGCCCTTACTAGATAATGAGTTGGCTCATGTATTTTTACATAGAAAAAATGTCCCATTCGATTCGTTTGTTCTACAAGAAGAAGAGGTCGCAGGTATATACCGAATGAAGTTTACGGATTTTTCTGCTCTTTGGAGGGATGAAACGGAGCACATTCCAATGCAGGGCTTTGAAGTGGAAAATGGAGAGAGATATTTTTATGTAAAATCTGTTTGCAAGGAACAATTTGTCCCTCATGATCAATCGTTCTATCAGGCTTTAATCAATAAAATACAGCAGGAGCTAAAATAG
- the pdxR gene encoding MocR-like pyridoxine biosynthesis transcription factor PdxR, translated as MINILEITVTLDPNHAEPLYLQLYTFFKKEMVEGRLTPETKLPSKRKLSIHLGISLTTVETAYQQLIAEGYVKSEPRKGLFVTELEMDMQPIEKEHTEERDSPQKIPKANPIKVDFGHGNIALNEFPFTTWRKLTVQSLYEDESHLLLSGDRQGDFPLRVEIAKYLYQSRGVRCEPNQILIGSGTQYMVTFLTMLIGRERVYAMENPGFHRSREAFKDQGVKLLGINLDQDGIKMEDLRDSEATVVYVTPSHQFPLGMVMPISRRMELLKWAKETDSYIIEDDYDGEFRHTGRPIPSLQGLDHQGRVIYLGTFSKSLIPSLRISFMVLPPPLLSRYQNRFSIYKQTVSRLHQQTLYLFMKEGHWSRHLQKMRTTYRRKQSTLLSLITEKFGKHVTVIGVDSGLHILLEVHNNMTESELISNAEKVGVRVYPTSVYYDSNSLPLTPKVLIGYGGVSESEIYTGINLLHTAWELF; from the coding sequence GTGATAAATATCCTTGAAATTACAGTAACTTTAGATCCAAATCATGCGGAGCCACTTTACCTACAGCTTTATACTTTTTTTAAAAAAGAAATGGTTGAAGGGAGACTGACTCCAGAAACAAAATTGCCTTCAAAAAGAAAGCTCTCTATACATTTGGGAATCAGTCTAACAACCGTTGAAACAGCTTATCAACAGTTAATCGCGGAAGGGTATGTCAAAAGTGAACCGCGAAAGGGATTGTTTGTCACTGAACTGGAAATGGATATGCAACCGATCGAAAAAGAACACACCGAAGAGCGTGACAGCCCTCAAAAGATACCTAAAGCAAATCCAATAAAAGTGGATTTTGGCCACGGAAACATTGCATTAAATGAGTTTCCGTTTACTACCTGGCGTAAACTGACTGTACAAAGCCTTTATGAAGATGAGAGCCATCTCTTATTAAGTGGTGATCGGCAAGGGGACTTCCCTCTTCGTGTCGAAATCGCCAAGTATTTATACCAATCGCGTGGAGTTAGATGTGAACCTAATCAAATCTTAATTGGCTCTGGCACACAATATATGGTTACCTTTCTAACGATGCTCATTGGACGAGAAAGAGTCTATGCAATGGAGAATCCGGGCTTTCACCGCTCGCGGGAGGCGTTTAAGGACCAAGGTGTCAAGCTTCTCGGAATTAATTTAGATCAAGATGGTATTAAAATGGAAGATTTAAGAGACAGTGAGGCAACCGTAGTGTATGTGACACCCTCGCATCAGTTTCCATTGGGAATGGTGATGCCAATTTCACGAAGAATGGAACTATTAAAATGGGCAAAGGAAACGGATAGTTATATTATTGAGGATGATTACGACGGAGAATTTCGCCATACAGGAAGACCCATTCCTTCGCTACAAGGTCTTGATCATCAGGGGAGAGTTATCTATCTTGGTACCTTTTCAAAATCATTGATTCCTTCTTTAAGAATTAGCTTTATGGTGCTTCCTCCTCCCCTTCTTTCAAGATATCAAAATCGCTTTTCCATTTATAAGCAGACCGTATCAAGACTGCATCAACAAACTTTGTATCTGTTTATGAAAGAAGGTCACTGGAGTCGTCATTTACAGAAAATGCGAACCACCTATAGAAGAAAACAATCCACCTTGCTCTCTCTTATCACAGAGAAATTTGGAAAACACGTAACAGTGATTGGAGTTGATTCTGGATTACATATTTTACTCGAGGTACATAACAACATGACCGAAAGCGAATTAATTAGCAATGCTGAAAAAGTCGGCGTTAGGGTGTATCCTACTTCCGTTTATTATGACAGCAATAGCCTGCCGCTTACGCCAAAGGTATTGATCGGATATGGTGGAGTAAGTGAAAGCGAAATTTATACCGGGATTAACCTACTACATACAGCTTGGGAGCTATTTTAG
- a CDS encoding GNAT family N-acetyltransferase → MTIQYEESRKITAEELANVFSKSGIRRPVEDLPRLQIMIDQADITVTAWDGRRLVGIARAITDFSYCCYLSDLAVDRDYQNQGIGKELVRRVHERLGEEISLILLASPIAMDYYPKIGFQKIQNGYIIPRK, encoded by the coding sequence ATTACAATACAATATGAAGAAAGTAGAAAAATTACTGCAGAGGAACTGGCAAACGTTTTTAGTAAATCTGGCATAAGAAGACCTGTTGAGGACCTGCCTAGACTACAAATAATGATCGACCAAGCAGATATTACTGTGACAGCATGGGACGGAAGGAGGCTTGTTGGTATTGCGAGAGCCATCACCGATTTTAGTTACTGCTGCTATTTATCAGATTTAGCCGTTGATCGAGACTACCAGAATCAGGGGATTGGAAAAGAACTCGTGAGACGCGTTCACGAACGGTTGGGAGAGGAAATTTCTTTAATCCTTTTAGCATCACCGATAGCCATGGATTATTACCCGAAAATTGGATTTCAAAAAATCCAAAATGGCTATATCATCCCAAGAAAATAA
- a CDS encoding CBO0543 family protein — protein sequence MVNVLYASAWIFAMWKWGDWENWQKYYPTILFFILGDFLYLYLLSDLYPMWRYHPPEIDKQAGLTNTHISFSIMIIKYPATALIYLSKFPGTRSKQIFYILGWTCLYMINEGIDYKTGLIQYSNGWSFKWSIAFNMMMFTILWVHHRRPILAWAISILFILSLWQIFDVPSKVFR from the coding sequence ATGGTAAATGTACTCTATGCGTCCGCCTGGATTTTTGCGATGTGGAAATGGGGCGATTGGGAAAATTGGCAAAAATACTACCCAACCATTCTTTTTTTTATCTTAGGAGATTTTCTCTATTTGTATTTATTGTCAGATCTCTATCCTATGTGGCGATACCATCCACCTGAAATCGACAAACAAGCAGGACTCACGAATACACATATTTCATTTTCCATCATGATAATTAAATATCCTGCCACAGCACTCATCTATTTATCCAAATTCCCGGGCACACGTAGCAAACAGATTTTTTACATATTAGGATGGACTTGTTTGTACATGATCAATGAAGGGATCGACTATAAAACAGGTCTCATTCAATACTCTAATGGTTGGAGTTTCAAGTGGTCTATTGCATTTAATATGATGATGTTTACTATATTATGGGTCCATCATCGTAGACCAATTTTAGCATGGGCTATTTCTATTTTATTCATCCTTTCATTGTGGCAAATCTTTGATGTACCCTCCAAGGTTTTCCGGTAA
- a CDS encoding sensor domain-containing diguanylate cyclase, producing MNKRKITLQSIILLLIAFAMLGTYLGVMISSIVVSKENREKGYLSENQVYAEKLADTTDLLFRNMLQTLKVSADSIYPLTQNSDQLYAELNQVLTSTNFFNSVFLVDKEGKIVRSAPHFDLEGVKIDTFGVNEAINKKMPLISQPYISKVTNKLIILISIPVFDDKGEYFGFLGGTIYLSEDNSIKDTLSLHPKHAVDSYVYVVDLEGNIIYHPEKNRMGDNVIENGAVKRVVEGKDGNIEITNSKGIRMLAGYAYVKTSEWGIVSQTPKNSYIQPSIELIKQVGKVTLPFEILVLVISIYLLRKFVHPLRELAQYAHQVAEKTTIKRPEISEGYFEVNELKHTMFLMVDHYRTQIQMFENEATLDPLTGLLNRRTLQKRIHEFKEYSIILFDIDHFKMVNDTYGHLMGDEVLKFLSDLIRNQTRECDISFRYGGEEFLILLPNTTIEEAYQIAERIRITTEETISPIGKAVTISVGVGNMPNTASHHNELFNLIDQALYLAKGNGRNQTVKADEAN from the coding sequence ATGAATAAAAGAAAAATCACTTTACAATCAATCATATTATTATTAATAGCCTTTGCGATGCTTGGAACGTATCTTGGAGTGATGATTTCGAGTATCGTCGTTAGTAAAGAAAATAGAGAAAAAGGCTATTTAAGTGAAAATCAAGTGTACGCAGAAAAGCTGGCAGACACAACAGACTTACTTTTTCGAAATATGTTGCAAACGCTTAAGGTGAGTGCCGATTCGATTTATCCACTTACTCAGAATAGTGATCAACTATATGCAGAGTTAAACCAAGTATTAACTTCAACAAACTTTTTTAATTCGGTTTTTTTAGTCGATAAAGAAGGAAAAATTGTCCGCTCTGCTCCACATTTTGATTTAGAAGGAGTAAAGATTGATACTTTTGGAGTAAATGAAGCCATTAACAAGAAAATGCCGCTGATTTCCCAGCCATATATAAGTAAGGTGACGAATAAACTAATAATCCTCATCTCTATACCAGTATTTGATGATAAGGGAGAGTACTTCGGTTTTCTTGGTGGAACGATTTATTTAAGTGAAGACAATAGCATCAAAGATACTTTAAGTCTTCATCCGAAGCATGCAGTCGATTCATATGTGTACGTAGTGGATTTAGAAGGGAATATCATCTATCATCCAGAGAAAAATCGAATGGGTGATAATGTTATAGAAAATGGTGCCGTCAAACGTGTGGTAGAGGGTAAAGATGGTAACATTGAAATAACAAACTCGAAAGGAATTAGAATGCTGGCTGGTTATGCATATGTAAAAACGAGCGAATGGGGAATTGTGAGCCAGACTCCTAAAAATTCATATATTCAACCTTCTATCGAGTTAATAAAGCAGGTTGGAAAGGTTACTCTTCCGTTCGAAATCTTGGTTTTGGTCATTTCTATTTACCTATTGAGAAAATTTGTACATCCACTTCGAGAGTTAGCCCAGTATGCACATCAAGTGGCTGAAAAAACAACGATTAAAAGGCCAGAAATTTCTGAAGGTTATTTTGAAGTGAATGAGTTAAAACATACGATGTTTTTAATGGTAGACCATTATCGAACACAAATTCAAATGTTTGAAAATGAAGCTACACTAGATCCGTTAACTGGTTTGTTAAATCGTCGAACTCTACAAAAGCGAATACATGAATTTAAAGAGTATTCAATCATTCTATTCGATATTGATCATTTTAAAATGGTCAATGATACGTATGGACATTTAATGGGGGATGAAGTTTTAAAATTCTTATCAGACCTTATTCGTAATCAAACAAGAGAATGTGACATTAGTTTCCGTTACGGTGGAGAAGAGTTTTTGATTCTCCTACCAAATACTACTATAGAAGAAGCGTACCAAATTGCTGAGCGAATAAGGATAACAACAGAAGAAACAATCAGTCCCATAGGTAAAGCAGTCACGATTTCAGTTGGTGTTGGAAATATGCCAAACACCGCCAGCCATCACAATGAGTTATTTAATTTGATTGACCAAGCCTTATACCTAGCAAAAGGGAATGGACGAAATCAAACAGTTAAGGCGGACGAAGCCAATTAA
- a CDS encoding DUF2179 domain-containing protein, with protein MKDIILVLVLQLIYVPTFTLRTIFLVKGLRMQAAFLGLLEALIYIFGLSIVFNGEQNVAVMIVYAIGFGLGIIIGSMIEEALAIGYTTIQVILTNKNMNLVDQLRKDGYGVTVYEGEGIEAIRYKLEVLTKRNQEEGLYDMIQQYEPNAFIIAYEPKTFKGGFLLKAMKKRKKMKKQIEQNQA; from the coding sequence ATTAAAGATATTATTCTCGTACTAGTTCTTCAGTTAATTTACGTTCCAACCTTTACACTGAGAACCATTTTCCTAGTAAAAGGGTTGAGAATGCAGGCAGCATTTTTAGGGTTACTTGAGGCACTAATATACATATTCGGACTATCGATCGTATTTAATGGGGAGCAAAATGTAGCTGTGATGATTGTGTATGCCATTGGATTTGGATTAGGTATCATCATTGGATCCATGATTGAAGAAGCATTAGCAATTGGATATACAACGATTCAAGTGATTTTAACCAATAAAAATATGAACCTCGTTGATCAGCTTCGTAAAGATGGATATGGCGTGACTGTTTACGAAGGTGAGGGAATCGAAGCGATTCGATATAAGTTAGAGGTATTAACGAAGAGAAACCAAGAAGAAGGTTTATACGACATGATTCAGCAATATGAACCGAATGCATTTATAATTGCCTATGAACCAAAAACTTTTAAAGGTGGTTTCTTGCTTAAGGCAATGAAGAAAAGGAAGAAAATGAAAAAACAGATAGAGCAAAACCAAGCCTAG
- a CDS encoding pyridoxamine 5'-phosphate oxidase family protein, translated as MKKFTYKETICIEDELRSMMGFPSELVKNKTIFTIDYHCRDFISKSPFLVLSTSDKEGYCDVSPRGDLPGFVHVLNENQLVIPERPGNKRMDSMRNILSNPRVGLIFFIPGLGETLRVNGQATLIKDPEILESMAVKGKAPLVGIAVEVEECFIHCAKAFIRSGLWDPSSWQEKGLLPSVASIISDHVNLPNTTAKTVEEGLKESYKERLY; from the coding sequence ATGAAAAAATTTACTTATAAAGAAACGATTTGTATAGAGGATGAACTTCGATCGATGATGGGGTTTCCAAGTGAACTGGTAAAAAACAAGACCATTTTTACTATTGATTACCATTGTAGAGATTTTATTTCAAAGTCGCCTTTTTTAGTATTATCCACGTCTGACAAGGAAGGGTATTGTGATGTGTCACCGAGGGGAGATTTACCTGGATTTGTACACGTATTAAATGAAAATCAGTTAGTCATCCCTGAAAGACCTGGGAACAAGCGAATGGACTCTATGCGCAATATTTTATCTAACCCACGAGTGGGCTTGATCTTTTTCATCCCTGGTTTGGGTGAGACATTGCGAGTAAACGGACAGGCTACCCTGATAAAAGATCCGGAAATACTGGAGAGTATGGCGGTAAAGGGAAAGGCGCCGTTAGTAGGTATAGCTGTTGAGGTGGAAGAGTGTTTTATTCATTGTGCAAAAGCATTTATTCGATCAGGTTTATGGGATCCGTCTTCATGGCAGGAGAAAGGATTATTGCCTTCCGTGGCTTCTATCATTTCTGACCATGTGAATTTACCGAATACGACTGCTAAGACGGTAGAGGAAGGGCTGAAAGAAAGCTACAAGGAAAGACTTTATTAA
- a CDS encoding GTP pyrophosphokinase yields MSSNQALDLKLLKKFKNELTRFMMLYQFGIDELNTKIDILKQEFQYIHDYSPIEHVKSRIKSPESILKKVQRKNLDLSLPSIKENIKDIAGIRITCSFISDIFEISRMLENQSDIEVVEKKDYINHPKPNGYQSLHLIVKIPVFMSNGIENVYVEVQIRTIGMDFWASLEHKIYYKYDNEVPSYLSKELKNAADTVAMLDKKMEVLHEEIRKLDNDDDIENELNLLNASGKKLNIPIALLESLSKDKE; encoded by the coding sequence ATGAGTTCCAATCAAGCACTAGACTTAAAGCTACTAAAAAAGTTTAAAAACGAATTAACAAGATTTATGATGCTATATCAATTTGGTATTGATGAGTTAAATACGAAAATCGATATTTTAAAGCAGGAATTTCAATATATTCATGATTACAGCCCTATTGAACATGTGAAATCTAGAATCAAATCACCAGAAAGTATTCTTAAAAAGGTACAAAGAAAAAATCTAGATTTATCATTGCCAAGTATAAAGGAAAACATTAAAGATATTGCGGGAATTCGGATTACCTGCTCCTTTATTTCTGATATTTTTGAGATAAGTAGAATGCTGGAGAACCAAAGCGATATTGAAGTAGTAGAAAAGAAGGATTATATTAATCATCCTAAACCAAATGGCTATCAAAGCTTGCATTTAATCGTGAAAATTCCAGTTTTTATGTCGAATGGCATTGAAAATGTATATGTGGAAGTGCAAATCCGTACCATTGGGATGGATTTCTGGGCAAGTCTTGAACATAAGATTTATTATAAATATGATAACGAAGTTCCCTCTTATTTATCAAAAGAACTGAAAAACGCTGCAGATACAGTAGCGATGTTAGACAAAAAAATGGAAGTTTTACATGAAGAAATACGTAAGCTGGATAACGATGATGACATAGAAAATGAGCTTAACCTTTTGAATGCTAGTGGAAAAAAATTAAATATTCCGATAGCACTTTTAGAGAGCTTGTCTAAGGATAAAGAGTAG
- a CDS encoding guanylate kinase, with protein MYEIKDKEKLFIYTGPDGSGRKTIAKMVATAFDMETVLSYTTRSPRHYEQNGEDYHFIDEATFKKMEDNGEFLESVEIDGFHYGIREEDIVKAFESHNLIYLTLNPEGTEKLKEMYGERVMRFFIYADRDTVISRQKERQDNEEVINRHMSHYDETMAYKNNCEHAFENYDSPQTSFRISEVIEAFLDRDFVVTDY; from the coding sequence ATGTACGAAATTAAAGATAAAGAAAAATTATTTATTTACACTGGTCCTGATGGTTCTGGAAGAAAAACGATTGCTAAAATGGTTGCTACTGCTTTTGACATGGAAACAGTTCTTTCTTATACCACTCGTTCACCTCGTCATTACGAACAAAATGGAGAAGATTATCATTTTATTGATGAAGCCACCTTCAAGAAAATGGAGGACAATGGAGAATTTCTTGAGAGCGTAGAAATCGATGGTTTCCATTACGGAATACGTGAAGAAGATATTGTTAAAGCCTTTGAATCACATAATCTGATTTATTTGACACTCAATCCTGAAGGTACTGAAAAATTGAAGGAAATGTATGGTGAACGTGTTATGCGTTTCTTCATTTATGCAGATCGTGATACGGTTATCTCCCGTCAAAAGGAACGTCAGGACAATGAGGAAGTTATTAACCGCCATATGTCTCATTATGATGAAACCATGGCTTATAAAAATAACTGTGAGCATGCATTTGAAAACTATGATTCACCACAAACTTCTTTCCGCATCAGTGAAGTAATTGAAGCTTTCCTTGATAGAGACTTCGTTGTGACAGATTATTAA
- a CDS encoding NAD(P)/FAD-dependent oxidoreductase, which translates to MEKMDLFDVTIIGGGPAGLYSTFYSGLREMKTKLIEFQPQLGGKIHVYPEKMIWDVGGLTPVPGAKLIEQVVEQGLTFNPTVVLNEKVVSISRTEDGVFVLEGSSGDFHYSKTVIVAVGSGILKPQKLNIEGAERFEVSNLNYTVKSLKQFKDKTVIISGGGNSALDWANELEPVAKKVYITYRKDKMSGHEAQVSQLQNSSVTCLSNTSITKLIATNNQEIIEKVEITNNLTGEVTLLSVDEVVINHGYEQDTGLLKNSHLHINMLEDFYIEGNSCSETSVPGLFAAGDILKFDGKLNLIAGAFQDAANAVNKAKKYIEPDAHQAAMVSSHNDVFKQRNRELVKQLVR; encoded by the coding sequence ATGGAGAAAATGGATCTTTTTGATGTAACAATAATTGGAGGCGGGCCGGCAGGGCTGTACTCTACTTTTTATAGTGGTTTAAGGGAAATGAAGACGAAGCTAATTGAATTTCAGCCCCAATTAGGTGGAAAGATTCATGTGTATCCAGAAAAAATGATTTGGGATGTTGGGGGATTGACACCAGTTCCTGGAGCAAAACTCATCGAGCAAGTGGTTGAACAAGGACTTACCTTTAACCCTACCGTGGTTCTTAACGAAAAGGTTGTTTCTATCTCACGGACCGAAGACGGGGTTTTTGTTCTTGAAGGTTCTTCAGGAGATTTTCATTATTCGAAAACGGTGATTGTTGCCGTCGGCAGTGGAATACTGAAACCGCAAAAGCTGAACATAGAAGGAGCCGAACGGTTTGAGGTATCGAATTTAAACTATACCGTGAAATCATTAAAGCAATTTAAGGATAAAACCGTAATCATTTCAGGTGGTGGAAATTCTGCTCTCGATTGGGCAAATGAGCTAGAGCCTGTTGCGAAGAAAGTCTACATTACGTACCGAAAAGACAAAATGTCAGGTCATGAAGCACAAGTGTCCCAATTACAAAATAGTTCAGTGACTTGTTTAAGTAACACGTCCATAACGAAATTAATAGCGACTAACAATCAGGAAATAATTGAAAAGGTAGAGATTACTAATAACTTGACTGGAGAAGTCACTCTGTTATCTGTTGATGAGGTAGTGATTAATCACGGTTATGAACAGGATACGGGCCTACTGAAAAACAGCCATTTACATATTAATATGCTCGAGGATTTTTATATTGAGGGGAACTCTTGTAGTGAAACCTCGGTTCCTGGTTTATTTGCGGCCGGTGATATTCTTAAGTTCGATGGGAAACTGAACTTAATCGCGGGAGCCTTCCAAGATGCAGCCAACGCTGTGAATAAAGCAAAGAAGTATATCGAACCAGATGCTCATCAAGCAGCAATGGTTTCTTCACACAATGATGTGTTCAAGCAGCGCAATCGGGAGCTTGTGAAACAATTGGTTAGATAG